A single region of the Streptomyces sp. NBC_00425 genome encodes:
- a CDS encoding dipeptide ABC transporter ATP-binding protein, giving the protein MSLVEVTDLTVGFGALRAVDGLSFRLAQGAALGLVGESGSGKSTVASALLGLHRGTGAAVGGSVRVAGTDVLTASDEELRRLRGGGAAMVFQDPLSSLDPYHAIGDQIAEVHRVHARVSRRAARARAVEVLDRVGIADAARRSRSRPHEFSGGMRQRALIAMALACEPDLLIADEPTTALDVTVQAQILDLLHTLREETGMGLLLVTHDVGVAAESVDEVLVMRHGRVVEQGPAGSVLAAPTEAYTRALLRAVPRVDVPRAAVSRVGTPGADGSGAEVDVPPGEDVPPDVDAPAGDVVLEATGLRRAFGRGKRSIAAVDGVSLTVRRGETLGVVGESGSGKTTLGRMLVGLLEPTEGEVRYEGKASSGVNPAVQMVFQDPVSSLNPRRSVGESIADPLRARGDRDETLIRGRVAELLERVGLEAAHHDRYPHEFSGGQRQRVGIARALAADPRVIVCDEPVSALDVTTQAQVVALLGELQRELGLALVFVAHDLAVVRQVSDRVAVMRHGRVVEEGPADEVYGRPGDPYTRQLLAAVPALDPAVAARRRAERRTARTGAVPGHAA; this is encoded by the coding sequence ATGAGCCTGGTGGAAGTCACGGACCTGACGGTCGGATTCGGCGCCCTTCGCGCCGTCGACGGCCTCTCCTTCCGGCTGGCGCAGGGCGCCGCCCTCGGCCTGGTCGGCGAGTCCGGTTCCGGCAAGTCCACGGTCGCCTCGGCGCTGCTGGGGCTGCACCGGGGCACGGGCGCCGCCGTCGGCGGCTCGGTACGCGTCGCAGGGACCGACGTCCTGACCGCGTCCGACGAGGAACTGCGGCGGCTGCGCGGCGGTGGCGCGGCGATGGTCTTCCAGGACCCGCTGTCCTCCCTCGACCCCTACCACGCGATCGGCGACCAGATCGCCGAGGTGCATCGCGTGCACGCGCGTGTGTCGCGCCGCGCGGCACGCGCGCGTGCGGTGGAGGTGCTGGACCGGGTCGGCATCGCGGACGCGGCCCGCCGGTCCAGGTCGCGTCCGCACGAGTTCAGCGGCGGGATGCGCCAGCGCGCCCTCATCGCCATGGCGCTGGCCTGCGAGCCCGACCTGCTGATCGCCGACGAGCCGACCACCGCGCTGGACGTGACCGTCCAGGCCCAGATCCTCGACCTGCTGCACACGCTGCGCGAGGAGACCGGCATGGGGCTGCTGCTGGTCACGCACGACGTGGGCGTGGCCGCGGAGAGCGTCGACGAGGTCCTGGTCATGCGCCATGGACGGGTCGTCGAGCAGGGACCGGCGGGATCCGTGCTGGCCGCGCCGACGGAGGCGTACACCCGCGCCCTGCTGCGGGCCGTGCCGCGCGTGGACGTGCCCCGCGCGGCGGTGTCCCGCGTGGGCACGCCCGGTGCGGACGGGTCCGGTGCGGAGGTGGACGTGCCCCCTGGCGAGGACGTGCCCCCGGACGTGGACGCGCCCGCGGGGGACGTCGTTCTGGAGGCGACGGGGCTGCGGCGCGCGTTCGGGCGCGGGAAGCGGTCGATCGCGGCGGTGGACGGCGTGTCGCTGACGGTCCGCCGCGGCGAGACCCTCGGCGTGGTGGGGGAGAGCGGCAGCGGCAAGACGACGCTCGGCCGGATGCTGGTCGGCCTGCTGGAGCCGACGGAGGGCGAGGTCCGGTACGAGGGGAAGGCGTCGTCGGGGGTGAACCCGGCCGTCCAGATGGTCTTCCAGGACCCCGTTTCCTCCCTCAATCCCCGCCGCAGCGTGGGGGAGTCCATCGCCGACCCGCTGCGCGCGCGGGGCGATCGCGACGAGACGCTGATCAGGGGGCGCGTGGCGGAACTGCTGGAGCGCGTGGGGCTCGAGGCGGCGCACCACGACCGCTACCCGCACGAGTTCAGCGGCGGTCAGCGTCAGCGCGTGGGCATCGCCCGGGCGCTCGCGGCCGACCCGCGCGTCATCGTCTGCGACGAACCGGTCTCCGCGCTCGACGTGACGACGCAGGCCCAGGTCGTCGCGCTGCTCGGCGAGCTGCAGCGGGAGCTCGGCCTGGCGCTCGTCTTCGTCGCCCACGACCTCGCCGTGGTCCGCCAGGTCAGCGACCGGGTCGCGGTGATGCGGCACGGGCGCGTCGTCGAGGAGGGGCCCGCCGACGAGGTGTACGGGAGACCGGGCGATCCGTACACCAGGCAGCTCCTGGCCGCCGTGCCGGCTCTCGACCCGGCGGTCGCCGCCCGCAGACGCGCGGAGCGGCGCACGGCGCGAACGGGTGCCGTCCCCGGACACGCGGCGTGA
- a CDS encoding ABC transporter permease, translating to MGTAGLGGFVLRRTVGTVLTLLAISVIVYVVFYVTPGDVAQITCGPRCSPEQVHQVALQLHLDDPLYVRYGHFLEGLVAGQDYSTGTSAEHCAAPCLGLSYQSDQQVTQLILAKLPVSLSLVSGAMVLWLVLGVGAGVLSAWRRGRFTERALTAVTLAGTATPVFVIGLILMIVVCGELRLLPFPQYVNLADDPEQWAWNLLLPWLSLALIEAASFARLTRSSMLETLAEDHIRTFRAYGVGERSIIGRHALRGAVAPVIALNANNFGSAVGGAVLTETLFGLPGIGQELVHAVTVVDLPVVVGMVLVIGFFVVLANAVADVLYAVADRRVVLA from the coding sequence GTGGGCACGGCCGGTCTGGGCGGCTTCGTGCTCCGCCGGACCGTCGGCACGGTGCTCACCCTGCTCGCCATCTCGGTGATCGTCTACGTCGTCTTCTACGTCACTCCCGGCGACGTCGCCCAGATCACCTGCGGCCCGCGCTGCTCGCCGGAGCAGGTGCACCAGGTGGCGCTGCAACTGCACCTCGACGACCCGCTGTACGTGCGCTACGGGCACTTCCTGGAGGGCCTGGTCGCCGGCCAGGACTACTCCACGGGCACCTCGGCGGAGCACTGCGCGGCGCCCTGCCTCGGGCTGTCGTACCAGAGCGACCAGCAGGTCACGCAGCTGATCCTGGCCAAACTGCCGGTGAGTCTCTCGCTCGTGTCCGGGGCGATGGTGCTGTGGCTCGTCCTCGGCGTGGGCGCCGGGGTGCTGTCGGCCTGGCGACGCGGCCGCTTCACCGAGCGCGCGCTGACCGCCGTCACCCTGGCCGGCACCGCCACGCCCGTCTTCGTGATCGGCCTCATCCTGATGATCGTCGTCTGCGGCGAACTGCGCCTGCTGCCGTTCCCGCAGTACGTGAACCTCGCCGACGATCCCGAACAGTGGGCCTGGAACCTGCTCCTGCCCTGGCTCTCGCTCGCCCTCATCGAGGCCGCGTCGTTCGCCCGGCTGACCCGCTCGTCGATGCTGGAGACCCTCGCCGAGGACCACATCCGCACCTTCCGCGCGTACGGCGTCGGCGAGCGTTCGATCATCGGGCGACACGCGCTGCGCGGGGCCGTCGCGCCGGTCATCGCGCTGAACGCCAACAACTTCGGCTCCGCGGTCGGCGGCGCGGTGCTCACCGAGACCCTGTTCGGGCTCCCCGGCATCGGACAGGAGCTGGTGCACGCGGTCACCGTCGTCGACCTGCCGGTGGTCGTCGGGATGGTCCTGGTCATCGGCTTCTTCGTGGTCCTCGCCAACGCCGTCGCGGACGTCCTGTACGCGGTGGCCGACCGACGGGTGGTGCTGGCATGA
- a CDS encoding ABC transporter permease yields the protein MSETATQAAVEAVAVRAPGTDPASVPGASGARQFWRRLRAQRAALVAAVVVALLVLVALAAPLLTALEGQDPTTYHPSLIDSARGGVPIGPLGGVSGEHWLGVEPQTGRDLFARLVHGARVSLGVALAATVIQVAIGVTLGIASALGNRWVDQLLSRITDVFVALPLMIMSLALLAIVPASFPRPLLVTLVIGLISWGNIAKVVRAQTLTLKNLDHVSAARLSGWGSWRIARRELLPGLAGPVITYAALLVPQNITVEAALSFLGVGVKPPTPSWGQMLTAADVWYQAAPQYLLLPAGALFVTVLALTVLGDGVRTALDPRAASRLRVGTGRRRENRAAAARKEASS from the coding sequence GTGAGCGAGACAGCCACCCAGGCGGCCGTCGAGGCCGTCGCCGTCCGGGCTCCCGGGACGGACCCCGCGTCCGTCCCCGGAGCCTCGGGGGCCCGCCAGTTCTGGCGGCGCCTGCGGGCGCAGCGCGCCGCCCTCGTCGCGGCGGTCGTCGTCGCGCTGCTCGTCCTGGTCGCGCTCGCCGCGCCGCTGCTCACCGCCCTCGAGGGCCAGGACCCGACCACCTACCACCCCTCCCTGATCGACTCCGCGCGCGGGGGCGTGCCCATCGGTCCGCTCGGCGGCGTCAGCGGCGAGCACTGGCTCGGCGTGGAACCGCAGACCGGCCGCGACCTGTTCGCCCGGCTCGTGCACGGCGCGCGGGTCTCGCTGGGCGTCGCGCTGGCCGCGACGGTCATCCAGGTCGCCATCGGCGTCACCCTGGGCATCGCCTCCGCGCTCGGCAACCGATGGGTCGACCAACTGCTGAGCCGGATCACGGACGTCTTCGTCGCGCTGCCGCTGATGATCATGTCGTTGGCGCTGCTCGCGATCGTCCCGGCGAGCTTCCCGCGGCCCCTGCTGGTCACCCTGGTGATCGGCCTGATCTCCTGGGGCAACATCGCCAAGGTCGTGCGCGCCCAGACGCTCACCCTCAAGAACCTCGATCATGTGTCCGCGGCCCGCCTCAGCGGCTGGGGCTCGTGGCGGATCGCCCGCCGCGAGCTGCTGCCGGGCCTCGCCGGTCCCGTCATCACCTACGCGGCCCTGCTCGTGCCGCAGAACATCACCGTCGAGGCCGCCCTGTCCTTCCTCGGTGTCGGAGTGAAGCCGCCCACGCCGTCCTGGGGGCAGATGCTCACCGCCGCCGACGTCTGGTACCAGGCCGCACCGCAGTACCTGCTGCTGCCCGCCGGCGCACTCTTCGTGACCGTCCTCGCCCTCACCGTCCTCGGCGACGGCGTGCGGACGGCCCTCGACCCGCGCGCGGCCTCCCGACTCCGCGTGGGGACGGGACGCCGCCGGGAGAACAGGGCGGCCGCCGCCCGGAAGGAGGCGTCGTCGTGA
- a CDS encoding ABC transporter substrate-binding protein yields MRQPSRTTRRVAAASVSLVVAAGAAACGPADNDAKASAGDATPHRGGTLTILNRNPQQDFDPARLYTSGGGKVPSLVFRTLTTRNRENGAAGAKVVPDLATDTGRPNADATVWTYTLKEGLKYEDGTAITSADVKYGIERSFAPELSGGAPYLRDWLVGAAGYQGPYKDPEGLASIETPDSRTIVFHLNKPEGEFPYLATQTQFAPVPKAKDTGTKYEEHPVSSGPYKVVRNENDGERLTLERNTHWSAKTDAERKAYPDRIDVRSGLDSSVINQRLSASQGADAAAITTDTNLGPAELAKVSGDGKLAARVGTGRFGYTNYLAFNPKVKPFDDIRVRQAIAYAVDRSSVVNAAGGSSLAEAATTFLPNQKSFGYRPYDLFPAGKTGDAAKARELLKAAGHPNGLTITLTHSNNQDFETSPEIATAVQDALKKAGITVELKGLEDNDYSDTIHDVKTEPGFFLAHWGADWPSGGPFLAPIFDGRQIVEDGANFNTGLLDDKAVNAEIDAINKLTDLQAAAKRWGALDEKIGGQALTVPLFHPVYKRLYGEDVRGIVISDWDGVLDPSQVAVK; encoded by the coding sequence ATGCGTCAACCGTCCCGCACAACGCGCCGCGTGGCCGCGGCATCCGTCAGCCTGGTCGTGGCAGCGGGCGCCGCCGCCTGCGGGCCGGCTGACAACGATGCCAAGGCCTCCGCGGGCGACGCCACGCCCCACCGGGGCGGCACCCTCACGATCCTCAACCGCAACCCGCAGCAGGACTTCGACCCGGCGCGTCTCTACACCTCCGGCGGCGGCAAGGTGCCCTCCCTGGTCTTCCGCACCCTCACCACCCGCAACCGCGAGAACGGCGCCGCCGGCGCGAAGGTCGTACCCGACCTCGCCACCGACACCGGGCGCCCCAACGCGGACGCCACCGTGTGGACGTACACCCTCAAGGAGGGCCTGAAGTACGAGGACGGGACCGCGATCACCTCGGCCGACGTCAAGTACGGCATCGAGCGGTCCTTCGCACCCGAGCTGTCCGGCGGCGCCCCCTACCTGAGGGACTGGCTGGTCGGCGCGGCCGGATACCAGGGGCCGTACAAGGACCCCGAGGGGCTCGCCTCCATCGAGACGCCGGACAGCCGCACGATCGTCTTCCACCTGAACAAGCCCGAGGGCGAGTTCCCCTACCTGGCCACCCAGACCCAGTTCGCGCCGGTGCCGAAGGCCAAGGACACCGGCACCAAGTACGAGGAGCACCCGGTCTCGTCCGGCCCCTACAAGGTCGTCAGGAACGAGAACGACGGCGAGCGGCTCACCCTGGAGCGCAACACCCACTGGTCCGCGAAGACGGACGCCGAGCGCAAGGCGTACCCCGACAGGATCGACGTACGGTCCGGGCTCGACTCCTCCGTGATCAACCAGCGGCTGTCCGCGTCCCAGGGGGCGGACGCCGCCGCCATCACCACGGACACCAACCTCGGCCCGGCCGAGCTCGCGAAGGTCAGCGGCGACGGCAAGCTCGCCGCGCGGGTCGGCACCGGCCGCTTCGGCTACACCAATTACCTCGCGTTCAACCCCAAGGTGAAGCCCTTCGACGACATCCGCGTCCGGCAGGCGATCGCGTACGCCGTCGACCGTTCGTCGGTGGTCAACGCGGCCGGCGGGTCCTCGCTCGCCGAGGCCGCCACCACCTTCCTGCCGAACCAGAAGTCCTTCGGCTACCGGCCCTACGACCTGTTCCCGGCCGGGAAGACCGGCGACGCGGCCAAGGCGAGGGAACTGCTGAAGGCGGCCGGCCACCCGAACGGACTGACCATCACGCTCACCCATTCCAACAACCAGGACTTCGAGACCAGCCCCGAGATCGCGACCGCGGTGCAGGACGCGCTCAAGAAGGCCGGCATCACCGTCGAACTGAAGGGTCTCGAGGACAACGACTACTCCGACACGATCCACGACGTGAAGACCGAGCCCGGCTTCTTCCTCGCCCACTGGGGCGCCGACTGGCCGTCCGGCGGTCCGTTCCTCGCCCCGATCTTCGACGGCCGGCAGATCGTCGAGGACGGCGCGAACTTCAACACGGGCCTCCTCGACGACAAGGCGGTCAACGCCGAGATCGACGCGATCAACAAGCTGACCGACCTCCAGGCCGCCGCCAAGAGGTGGGGCGCCCTGGACGAGAAGATCGGCGGACAGGCCCTGACCGTCCCGCTGTTCCACCCCGTCTACAAGCGGCTCTACGGCGAGGACGTCCGCGGCATCGTCATCAGCGACTGGGACGGCGTCCTGGACCCCTCGCAGGTCGCGGTGAAGTAG
- a CDS encoding Ms4533A family Cys-rich leader peptide, translated as MSPRPTSARAAIELALIGVTTLCVADILCS; from the coding sequence ATGTCGCCCCGTCCCACCTCTGCGCGCGCCGCCATCGAGCTGGCGCTCATCGGTGTGACCACCCTCTGCGTGGCCGACATTCTCTGTAGCTGA
- a CDS encoding DUF3152 domain-containing protein produces the protein MPAADAVSRESAPVAADGRGDGMPPAGRSVSAARSGKGRAFTGIAAAAVTTVLAVVVAGQVTDGRDDEAVRSQSATERAERGFADDATRGDDRPSPSVSPGVVTLTYAQKMSAKYPLAAGLKGSGRFDAIAGVAKAPGKGRKYTYRVDVEQGLGLDGELFAQAVQKTLNDDRSWAHGGARTFERIHSGKPDFVITLASPGTTAEWCAKSGLDTTEDNVSCDSAATERVMINAYRWAQGSSTFGDAMYAYRQMLINHEVGHRLGFGHVTCDKDGELAPVMQQQTKFLDHDGIHCRPNPWAFPGS, from the coding sequence GTGCCCGCAGCGGACGCCGTCTCCCGCGAGAGCGCCCCGGTCGCCGCCGACGGCCGGGGCGACGGCATGCCGCCCGCCGGCCGGTCCGTGTCCGCCGCCAGGAGCGGCAAGGGGCGGGCGTTCACCGGCATCGCGGCCGCCGCCGTCACCACGGTGCTGGCCGTGGTGGTGGCCGGACAGGTCACCGACGGGCGGGACGACGAGGCCGTCCGGTCCCAGTCCGCGACAGAGCGGGCCGAACGGGGCTTCGCCGACGACGCCACGCGCGGGGACGACCGGCCGAGCCCCTCGGTGTCGCCCGGCGTCGTCACGCTGACCTACGCGCAGAAGATGTCCGCCAAGTACCCCCTGGCCGCCGGGCTCAAGGGGTCGGGGAGGTTCGACGCGATCGCGGGCGTCGCCAAGGCGCCCGGCAAGGGGCGGAAGTACACCTACCGCGTCGACGTCGAGCAGGGGCTCGGGCTCGACGGCGAACTCTTCGCCCAGGCCGTGCAGAAGACGCTCAACGACGACCGCAGCTGGGCCCACGGCGGCGCCCGCACCTTCGAGCGCATCCACTCGGGCAAACCCGACTTCGTCATCACGCTCGCCAGCCCGGGCACCACCGCCGAGTGGTGCGCCAAGTCGGGTCTGGACACCACCGAGGACAACGTCTCCTGCGACTCGGCCGCCACCGAGCGCGTGATGATCAACGCGTACCGGTGGGCGCAGGGCTCGTCGACCTTCGGCGACGCGATGTACGCCTACCGGCAGATGCTGATCAACCACGAGGTCGGCCACCGGCTCGGCTTCGGCCATGTCACCTGCGACAAGGACGGCGAACTCGCGCCGGTCATGCAGCAGCAGACCAAGTTCCTCGACCACGACGGGATCCACTGCCGACCCAACCCCTGGGCCTTTCCCGGTAGTTGA
- a CDS encoding alpha/beta fold hydrolase has protein sequence MSSTELPSVPPTSVLPKAAAVRVAEGERLRTVGLPGVTLTVRSRPPARAGLQPALYVHGLGGSSQNWSALMAVLDGVVASEAVDLPGFGDSPPPDDGDYSITAHARAVIRYLDAAERGPVHLLGNSLGGAVATRVAAVRPDLVRTLTLVSPALPELRVQRTAVPTGLVGLPGVAALFSRLTREWTAEQRVRGVMGLCYGDPGRVSPEAFRDAVQELERRLQLPYFWDALTRSTRGLLSAYTLGGQHGLWRQAERVLAPTLLVYGGRDQLVGYRMAQRSARAFRGSRLLTLPDAGHVAMMEYPETVARAFRELLADTAAATETPGG, from the coding sequence ATGTCTTCGACCGAGCTCCCCTCCGTGCCGCCCACCAGCGTGCTGCCGAAGGCGGCCGCCGTACGGGTCGCGGAGGGCGAGCGGCTGCGGACCGTGGGCCTGCCCGGCGTCACGCTGACGGTCCGCTCGCGGCCCCCCGCGCGCGCGGGACTGCAGCCGGCGCTGTACGTGCACGGCCTCGGCGGCTCCTCGCAGAACTGGTCCGCGCTGATGGCCGTGCTCGACGGGGTGGTGGCCAGCGAGGCCGTCGATCTCCCCGGCTTCGGCGACTCCCCGCCACCGGACGACGGCGACTACTCCATCACGGCACACGCGCGTGCCGTCATCCGCTACCTCGACGCGGCCGAACGCGGCCCCGTGCATCTCCTCGGCAACTCCCTCGGCGGCGCGGTGGCCACGCGGGTCGCCGCGGTCCGCCCGGATCTCGTGCGCACCCTGACGCTGGTCTCGCCCGCGCTCCCGGAGCTGCGGGTGCAGCGCACCGCGGTCCCCACGGGCCTGGTCGGCCTGCCCGGCGTCGCCGCGCTCTTCAGCCGGCTCACCCGTGAGTGGACGGCCGAGCAGCGCGTCCGCGGCGTGATGGGCCTCTGTTACGGCGATCCCGGGCGGGTCAGTCCGGAAGCGTTCCGGGACGCGGTGCAGGAGCTGGAGCGCCGGCTGCAACTGCCGTACTTCTGGGACGCGCTGACGCGTTCGACGCGCGGACTGCTGAGCGCCTACACGCTGGGCGGGCAGCACGGGCTGTGGCGCCAGGCCGAGCGGGTCCTCGCCCCCACGCTCCTCGTCTACGGCGGCCGTGACCAGCTCGTCGGCTACCGCATGGCGCAGCGCTCCGCCCGCGCCTTCCGCGGCTCCCGTCTGCTGACGCTGCCCGACGCCGGTCACGTGGCGATGATGGAGTACCCCGAGACGGTGGCGAGAGCCTTCCGGGAGCTGCTGGCCGACACCGCGGCCGCGACCGAGACCCCCGGGGGCTGA
- a CDS encoding TetR/AcrR family transcriptional regulator codes for MTAIEQTEAARPRGTRLPRRARRNQLLGAAQEVFVAQGYHSAAMDDIAERAGVSKPVLYQHFPGKLDLYLALLDQHCESLIQAVRGALASTTDNKQRVRATMDAYFAYVEDDGGAFRLVFESDLTNEPAVRERVDKVTGECAEAICEVIAEDTGLSRAESMLLASGLGGLAQVVARSWLHSDRSVPRDQAVQLLASLAWRGIAGFPLHGIDQH; via the coding sequence GTGACAGCCATCGAGCAGACAGAGGCGGCGCGCCCGCGGGGCACACGCCTGCCGCGCCGTGCCCGGCGGAACCAGCTGCTGGGCGCCGCCCAGGAAGTCTTCGTCGCACAGGGCTACCACTCGGCCGCGATGGACGACATCGCCGAGCGGGCCGGCGTCAGCAAGCCGGTGCTCTACCAGCACTTCCCGGGCAAGCTCGATCTCTATCTCGCCCTCCTGGACCAGCACTGCGAGTCGCTGATCCAGGCCGTGCGCGGCGCGCTCGCGTCGACGACCGACAACAAGCAGCGCGTCCGGGCGACCATGGACGCCTACTTCGCGTACGTCGAGGACGACGGCGGCGCCTTCCGCCTGGTCTTCGAGTCGGACCTGACGAACGAGCCCGCGGTGCGCGAGCGCGTCGACAAGGTCACGGGCGAGTGCGCCGAGGCGATCTGCGAGGTCATCGCCGAGGACACCGGCCTCTCCCGCGCGGAGTCGATGCTGCTCGCCTCCGGCCTCGGCGGTCTGGCGCAGGTCGTGGCACGTTCCTGGCTGCACAGCGACCGCAGCGTGCCGCGCGACCAGGCGGTGCAGCTGCTGGCCTCGCTGGCCTGGCGGGGCATCGCGGGGTTCCCGCTGCACGGCATCGATCAGCACTGA
- a CDS encoding DUF3107 domain-containing protein has protein sequence MEVKIGVLHAPREIVLESGQTPEEVERVVAEALAGKSQLLSLVDQHGRKVLVPADRLAYVELGEPAPRKVGFGAL, from the coding sequence GTGGAGGTCAAGATCGGCGTGCTGCACGCGCCTCGCGAGATCGTTCTGGAGAGCGGTCAGACTCCCGAGGAGGTCGAGCGCGTGGTGGCCGAGGCCCTGGCCGGGAAGTCGCAGCTGCTCAGCCTCGTGGACCAGCACGGCCGCAAGGTCCTGGTCCCGGCCGACCGTCTGGCCTACGTCGAGCTGGGCGAGCCCGCCCCGCGCAAGGTGGGCTTCGGCGCACTGTAG
- a CDS encoding ferritin-like fold-containing protein, producing the protein MRFMTTSDKPEITATGIAAQDWTTASADPQYRAAVVDLLGALAYGELAAFERLAEDAKLAPTLADKAELAKMASAEFHHFERLRDRLTEIGEEPTLAMEPFVAALDGFHRQTAPSDWLEGLVKAYVGDSIASDFYREVAVRLDTDSRALVLAVLDDTGHAGFAVDRVRSAIDAEPRVGGRLALWARRLMGEALSQSQRVVADRDALSTMLVGGVADGFDLAEVGRMFSRITEAHTKRMAALGLAA; encoded by the coding sequence GTGCGCTTCATGACGACCTCTGACAAGCCCGAGATCACCGCCACCGGAATCGCGGCCCAGGACTGGACGACGGCCTCCGCCGATCCGCAGTACCGTGCCGCGGTCGTGGACCTGTTGGGCGCGTTGGCGTACGGCGAGCTGGCGGCGTTCGAGCGGCTCGCGGAGGACGCCAAGCTGGCGCCCACCCTGGCGGACAAGGCGGAGCTGGCGAAGATGGCGTCGGCGGAGTTCCACCACTTCGAGCGGCTGCGGGACCGGCTCACGGAGATCGGTGAGGAGCCGACGCTGGCCATGGAGCCGTTCGTGGCCGCGCTCGACGGCTTCCACCGGCAGACGGCCCCCTCGGACTGGCTGGAGGGTCTGGTCAAGGCGTACGTCGGCGACTCGATCGCGAGCGACTTCTACCGTGAGGTCGCGGTGCGCCTGGACACCGACAGCCGCGCTCTGGTGCTGGCGGTGCTCGACGACACCGGGCACGCCGGTTTCGCCGTGGACCGGGTGCGCTCGGCCATCGACGCGGAGCCGCGGGTGGGCGGCCGGCTCGCGCTGTGGGCCCGGCGGCTGATGGGCGAGGCCCTGTCGCAGTCCCAGCGGGTGGTCGCGGACCGCGACGCGCTGTCGACGATGCTGGTGGGCGGGGTCGCGGACGGCTTCGACCTCGCCGAGGTGGGCCGGATGTTCTCCCGGATCACCGAGGCGCACACCAAGCGGATGGCCGCGCTGGGCCTCGCCGCCTAG